The Branchiostoma floridae strain S238N-H82 chromosome 1, Bfl_VNyyK, whole genome shotgun sequence sequence CTGGGACAGGGCCTCAATCCGTGTAGTGGTCCAGATGATATGAGGCCCCTCCAGAGCTGTTGtaaaaagagaagagaaaaaaGTTCTCATAAATTTGTATCAATACTTCTCactgtgggaccgcgtggcacgatcgtcagctcgttggtctcaggcccgagaggtccggggttcaaatccgcttgtcgtgtcaccgatcttgtgcccttgggaaaggcactttacacgactttccccacttaactcaggtgtgaatgagtacctagctgcggctagtggcagtgacaggcctttgtggtggcgacaggccataggggcatgttcgggcatgacgcacccgccatgacacatgagtcaggggtaggaggaaccccttgaatccttggtcggaagtcctcctaggagacggaaactccaaacaacaaaacctgcatctgctggggccgtcttacacgttgcatacagttgcccctgtaagactagtgcgccagtggacgagaggatGGAGAAGGTCgagcacacccctccttcaccttaaaaacctaagtgcaggccaggcagacgggtcgccttaaacccgtctgcctaccattgtctttcgagacagacggatgcgaATGAACTTCTCACTGAAgcttgaacatgtacatgtatgagcagAAAGAAGGCTATCAGAATTAGCAGCTTTCAATCTAATTACTGTTGGTTACTGAAACAATACAGATGAGTGACTTACCCAGTTGGCATTGGTGGTTTGCACCACAGCCATATACATCGCCTGCTGGGGTGATGGCAATGGTGGAGTTGTCTCCGCAGCAGACGTCGACAAAGTCTGAGGCTGTGGTCCAGGGGGAAAGGGTCAGAGCCGTCTCTGTAGGAACAtatgaagaaagaaatatttcacaACTGCTGCTTGGATTGGGAGAGAAGCCACCATACCAACAGGTTCACAAAATGAAGCTATGTTGAAGTTGACTTTACGTATCAACCCAAGAGCATTCTTCTACACTGAGACAAAACCGCGTCCTAGAACTCCAATGGGTTAGACCCCGTCTGAGTTCTAGGGTTtggtctctgcgtaggagaatggacAAAATTTACTCAAGATCTTGGTACTCACCCCTCAATGATCTTTTCAGGGCGCGACGGGCTCTGATCCGTCCCAGCTGCCCAAAGTGTGGAGCCCCGCAGGAGGCGATGTTGTTGCCGACGAGGACGGCCAAGTGATTGCCGCCAGTCGAGATCTTGGTCACTGGCGCCCACCACCCGGGGACTTCCTGCAGACGGGGCCCGATGTTGTAGTAAACCCTGTTGCTGTCCTGCACAAAAGTGGGAGACACAGATTTGATTACATCTAAGCTGGCTGTATATACATGTGAGTAAAGCTGTCTGTATTCTTTTTAGGAAATGCAAAGAACCTTCATCAAACATTGGTAAAACATAAGATTAACACTAACCCTCAACTGTCCGGCCCAGAAGAGGCGGCCGCGAGTGTCGAGGATGACTGTAAAGCTGTCGCCACAGGACACTGCAGCCGCCACGAGGCCAGATGTGTTGAGGGACGTGGAAGTCACCCGATGGCCGTCCACGTCCCCTGCGGTGGGCCTCGCTAGCTCCCCCTCATCATTGTTCCCGCAGGTCCATACCTCTCCCTCTCCCCCGGCGGCCACGTCCACAATGATCTTACCTGCAGGTAAGGCCACCAGGGTAGGCAGGAGCCGCCCCTCATAGTCCAGGTCCTCCTCATCCTGAATCGGCTCCTCCTCACCAACTATGCCTAGCTGGCCACAATCATTCTCTCCAAAGGACAGGACCTGGCCACCTGGACGGGGAGACAGAGGGGGGGCTCCGGAGAGGGGTCCCTGCGGCAGTGAGGGGGATGAGCTAGGCGAGGCCCTTGGCTCCAGACCCGTTTTCTGCATGCATGTTGATGGGTGAGAGAGGAAAAAATTACCATTTGATTCAAGTTCAAGATATAAGCATCTAAGTTAGAAAAATAACTAAAAGTAGagatagaaaaagaaaaaataaataaatgaagacaaaatggaaaagtataaaagaaaataaaaacagaaaaatcaaGCTCTTCACAAGGTAAAAAGAATAATACACATATATTTGATTTATCTGAAGTAACGGCTCACAGCTATAAACACTTTGAAAAAAAGGTGGGCACACTTGACGAGCTACTTACTAGTCAAGGCCAAGAATTTGTTGACCTCGTCCTGGAGGGAGGTGCCGCGCCTGACCCTCAGTTCATCAAGCTGCAGAAAGACAAAAATGCTTGTCAGAATAATTAATTTGACTTACCATAGATTGTCAACAGAGTTCACCTTAGTTTGCCATGTCATAATagccaatctccaagcagatgtatcaGCCGGGCTCGTTTTTAGTGGTGTGTATGCATCTCTTTTCTGTGTTTCTGCAACTCTTGTACTATAATGCACAACTTTATCAGTTGGAAGGCCTCCCAGAAACGCGTCGGTCCAGCGAGATGTAGACgggcagaaaaaaacacacaaatttaaCGTAGTTGAGATGCTCCCTCCCACTGGTGAGGGAACTTGGAGTAAACTTGATACTTACTTGATGCTGGTCACAGCAAATTAAGTCTATTTACTTACGGTCAAGGCGATGAGCACCTTCCTGTCCACGTCCTCTTCCTCCCAACTGCTCATCCCTTTAGCCTCGCGCTCCAAATGAAGTTCTGTAGGTACAACAATGATGCAATGGTCCGGAAACATCATGACGTCACAGTTTGTTTACAGCATAGAATATTGGGACAGTTTGTGTGTCGGTGTAGCGTTTAGTGGACAACGCATCAACACGTTACACAAAACATGCACTTCAACACCGCGCTACGCAGCGCTTTCAGTACAATTGATTGACTACAAACTGTACCGGCATTCCGTGCGGTAAACAAACTGTGTCACAGTTTGTGACATAACGACATTAGTTTGATACATGTTTGAACAAAAGCGGTATTAAATCTAACGATATCAACCTTGTTTGGGACAACAGAGACATTTTATTGCGCGTCTGTACCGAAACACAGTACACCATTATACATTGTAGCACACCTCGATCGGACCAAGGAGGCTCTTTTTCAACCTCATTGGACAGACGAAGACAGCATATGCAGAAAACTGATAGCCTATTGTACAAGTAGACTCACCTTGACTTGCTTCTTAGTAAGGCCTGTATCCAGTGCCTCTGCTAGCAACGCTGCCAGCCTGGGGCAGCCTGGGCTGATTTTCATCAGCCCCCTGCCCCACAGCTCTCACAGTTTCGTTTGCTGTTCAGGAGTCAGCATCATACCGAAGTGATGATGTAACTCGAATGGCGTAACCAATGGATGGCGTAACTGGAGGAAAACATACAATGGGGTACACCACACAAGTTAGCAGCATATGCAAGACAAACATCCCtgagcagggctcgaaattaatttttgggattaggtttTAGATTTGTGATAAagaatatttgggtgcaccacataaaatagaTTGTAAGCATAACCTAATTACTAGTACCATACTGCCTAACGTTCATAACTAAGAAAactaataaataaacaagtgaccgtaggtaacatagtctgtgacgtcggtcaggtatatgttggttgttttgtcttctttggtgacacgtgacgttgtgcttatatcctataatgaTTTTTTATGGTGttaaaaattgttttatttaaaGTTGCTTAATATATAATAGGGGGAATTTGAgtttacatatacataatacacacagacacacacacagagacacacacacacaaacagcttacattgtttctgcatcaatttcaatgtgttatatatcaatagaaagcatgtgtgatttcctttcatatggtatcaaattcCTTATGAATATAAAttcgtggaacgagcaccagggctgcttacgtcagtgggtcaaaaaaaaaagtgcccaaatttccttttttgtgtGCAACACTGTATCGCcctgctggtatgggtgcgTGTGTCAATGATTCAGTCTGTCCTTTCTCACATAATCTTTGgcatacagaacatccaagtttatctttaacattttagTAGAGTATATGTGCCGTTTTGGCAGTTGGATGACCAAATCAAGGTGCGGAGGAGCCATTAAGGTGAATGCCACGttgactgtcgcacggatagagcgtaacagtCCCCATTGACAATGTATTGCGCCAGAGTATTTTCGAGCTGACGGGCGACAGGATAGGCAGAGCGTCCAACGTTTGCCGTCAGGAGACAATCCCCGCCGGACTCCGTCGTCCTAGCGCCAAAGACGCGGCCTGTAGGACTGTCTGACCGAGTTAGCAGGGTAATCAGGCGTCTACCTGTGCAAGCCGATGACGTCACGGCCAGCTGGACAACTGCGAAAGTTATAAATCGCGATATTGGAGAGGTTGAGACCACCAGCGACATCGATTTTAGGCCTGTCCCATGCGCCTTGGCCGGGCGCTTAGATCGAGCACCATGGTGGGCGACCACAAGGACCCGGGGTTCTGTAAAGCCTTAAGAACCTTAATTTTACTCTGTCCCCATTGACAATGTATTGCGCCAGAGTATTTTCGAGCTGACGGGCGACAGGATAGGCAGAGCGTCCAACGTTTGCCGTCAGGAGACAATCCCCGCCGGACTCCGTCGTCCTAGCGCCAAAGACGCGGCCTGTAGGACTGTCTGACCGAGTTAGCAGGGTAATCAGGCGCCTACCTGTGCAAGCCGATGACGTCACGGCCAGCTGGACAACGGCGAAAGTTATAAATCGCGATATTGGAGAGGTTGAGACCACCAGCGACATCGATTTTAGGCCTGTCCCTTAAGAACCTTAATTTTACTCTGTCCCCATTGACAATGTATTGCGCCAGAGTATTTTCGAGCTGACGGGCGACAGGATAGGCAGAGCGTCCAACGTTTGCCGTCAGGAGACAATCCCCGCCGGACTCCGTCGTCCTAGCGCCAAAGACGCGGCCTGTAGGACTGTCTGACCGAGTTAGCAGGGTAATCAGGCGCCTACCTGTGCAAGCCGATGACGTCACGGCCAGCTGGACAACGGCGAAAGTTATAAATCGCGATATTGGAGAGGTTGAGACCACCAGCGACATCGATTTTAGGCCTGTCCCTTAAGAACCTTAATTTTACTCTGTCCCCATTGACAATGTATTGCGCCAGAGTATTTTCGAGCTGACGGGCGACAGGATAGGCAGAGCGTCCAACGTTTGCCATCAGGAGACAATCCCCGCCGGACTCCGTCGTCCTAGCGCCAAAGACGCGGCCTGTAGGACTGTCTGACCGAGTTAGCAGGGTAATCAGGCGTCTACCTGTGCAAGCCGATGACGTCACGGCCAGCTGGATAACTG is a genomic window containing:
- the LOC118428193 gene encoding regulator of chromosome condensation-like, with the protein product MQKTGLEPRASPSSSPSLPQGPLSGAPPLSPRPGGQVLSFGENDCGQLGIVGEEEPIQDEEDLDYEGRLLPTLVALPAGKIIVDVAAGGEGEVWTCGNNDEGELARPTAGDVDGHRVTSTSLNTSGLVAAAVSCGDSFTVILDTRGRLFWAGQLRDSNRVYYNIGPRLQEVPGWWAPVTKISTGGNHLAVLVGNNIASCGAPHFGQLGRIRARRALKRSLRETALTLSPWTTASDFVDVCCGDNSTIAITPAGDVYGCGANHQCQLALEGPHIIWTTTRIEALSQCQLVQVAMGETHGIALSSTGSVLCWGDRWEAQLGDNRACGTPSATPLTVHGLSNDIRQVAAGPRQSYCFTSQGQGFAWGSGASNMLCVGEEVHQEKAPVPMVGLPARPIHKIAGGGQHVLVLVDPLAPDC